Within Runella rosea, the genomic segment TTTCATCTCCGCCCTTGTCAGCGCAGCATCCATAAAACTTGAAATTGATTTTTTCATTTTGATTGGTTGTGCGGTTCGCCGCACCGTTTTGTGTCTTGGGAAATTAATTTATGTTGATTCGGCCAAATCCTTAGGTCAAGGTGCCATCAGGCACTAAAATACGGCACAGGTTTTCTACATCGCTGAGGTGATAAGCAAGCGGTATTTGTCGCCCGTTCAGGTAAAGTGTAGGGGTTGCCTGTATTTCTGCTAAATCACACCATTGGCGGTGTAGTTGTATTTGTTGGTTAGCTTCAGCATGTAGGGCATCAGCATGTACGTCTTTGCTCCACTCTTCCACGTCTCGGTACTTTGCTGTGTACCACCGGTGCATGGCCTCCACGGCTCGTTCGTTGGGCAAGCTCATGATTGTCTGCACCAACGGCTGCACACTGGGAGAACCCAAAAACACAAATTGGCAATTGACCGTATCGGTATATTCAATAAATGCTTCAATTTCAGGGTGTAGTCTTACGCAAGGCCCGCACATGGGGTTGGTTACTATGGTCAGCGTATGTTCGGCATCGGGGTTACCCATTTTCACCACGCGCATATCTTCAAAGATGGGTGGCATTAGTGGTTGTTTCGCAAAAAGGCTTTCCACGTATTCGGGGTTAAACTTGGCCTTTTGGAGTTCGCGCCTCAGCGTCCACACCTGCGCAGCTTCTTGCATGGGCTTTTTTATGAATACTAACAATACCGCAGGTAGTAAAAAGGGGCCCAAAGCAGCCCCCCCTGCCCCCAATGGGGGAGCTAAGTCCAACCTATCTCCGAAAAATAGGAAAAGGTCAAGGGGGATGATAAACTCCACCCAAATTAAGGCCTGCACCATCAGGCACAGTGTACACCAAGTCTTAGCCACCTGCCACTGATACCAAACCGACCAAACCGTATAAGGCAACGCAAAGCCCCCAGTCCCCAAAGGGGAAGTAAGTAATTAGCTCCCCCATCGGGGGTTGGAGGGCTTGTTAGGGGGGCTAGTAGATAAATAAGTCCCCCCGCAAAATACACAAAGCCAATATCGGCCCAGCCTAGCCAGCCCCATAGTTTAGCGGCTTTGGATGATAACACATGATTGCAATCGGTGCGGCTATCAAAACCACAGATAGACCGCAAGAGCGAATTATCTGTTCCCAAGGTGGATAACAGTAATAAACTACTTATCCCTGCCCCTAGCAGTTTAGTAACTAACAATGCCCAAAATTGCCACTCCTGGCGCGCCAAAGCGGCGAAATTTGATAATCCCCATAGTAATGCGCAAACAAACAATCCTCCCATAACAAAAGGGGTACGAGCATTGGCAAGAAAAGCTTCTTTACGTTTTTCTTTATACTTCGCTTCTTGAGATTTTTCGTTGGGTTCAAGCAACAATACTACATTATTCCATTTCTTATAAAACTCCTCTAATGGCTCTTTTTGCCATCCTTTTTGGGTATCTAACCATTGAATTTCTGTTGATGACACATTACGGATTGGTGCAAAATACCCACCTTTTATTTCGAGATAGGCTATGGCCGGCAAGGGAATTTCCACTAATTGCTCCCGAAACACCCGCGCAGCAACAGTAGGTATGTTCCATTCTCGCAACACATCACTAAAAGCCAGCATAGACGGAAAATCGGGATGCAGGTAGAGACTCTCCTTCACCGATTTTGCGGTCACTTTTACACCCGTAGTTTCTACAATATACGTAAGGGCATCAATTGCGTTTTTTTCGGTTGGATTTAGGTTCATAGACTTTTTTATTTTTTGTCACCCTGCAAGGGTCTATATTCTCTTAGGCCAATACGGCTGAATGCTTATCCAAAAGAAGGCTCTGCATTGTCCCTTTTATTTTCTTTTCCCTGTATTCATCTACTATCTCTTCCCTAAACTGCTTCACTTTCTCTCGAAATGAATTTTCTACCAGCAATCGTTCGAGTTTCTTTTTCAAATCCCCCAGGCGTTCGTGCGCAAAAGCGCCCCGCAAGCCCAAGCCGTGGCATTCTATTTTCAGGGCGTTGCCATTTTGGTCGTAGTGCGGGTCGAGGGGGTAGGCCAACATCGGCACGCCGTAG encodes:
- a CDS encoding cysteine peptidase family C39 domain-containing protein, yielding MNLNPTEKNAIDALTYIVETTGVKVTAKSVKESLYLHPDFPSMLAFSDVLREWNIPTVAARVFREQLVEIPLPAIAYLEIKGGYFAPIRNVSSTEIQWLDTQKGWQKEPLEEFYKKWNNVVLLLEPNEKSQEAKYKEKRKEAFLANARTPFVMGGLFVCALLWGLSNFAALARQEWQFWALLVTKLLGAGISSLLLLSTLGTDNSLLRSICGFDSRTDCNHVLSSKAAKLWGWLGWADIGFVYFAGGLIYLLAPLTSPPTPDGGANYLLPLWGLGALRCLIRFGRFGISGRWLRLGVHCA
- a CDS encoding DsbA family protein → MVQALIWVEFIIPLDLFLFFGDRLDLAPPLGAGGAALGPFLLPAVLLVFIKKPMQEAAQVWTLRRELQKAKFNPEYVESLFAKQPLMPPIFEDMRVVKMGNPDAEHTLTIVTNPMCGPCVRLHPEIEAFIEYTDTVNCQFVFLGSPSVQPLVQTIMSLPNERAVEAMHRWYTAKYRDVEEWSKDVHADALHAEANQQIQLHRQWCDLAEIQATPTLYLNGRQIPLAYHLSDVENLCRILVPDGTLT